The following are encoded together in the Bubalus bubalis isolate 160015118507 breed Murrah chromosome 14, NDDB_SH_1, whole genome shotgun sequence genome:
- the ZNF831 gene encoding zinc finger protein 831 isoform X2: protein MDVPELACPTSPARDQPAPASGPPGAPGGQASPHLTLGPVILSREQGLAPTVFLKALPIPLYHTVPPGGLQPRAPLVTGSLDGGSLPFLLGPLLQPEGLGPTRAGKPVAPGFTVNIVGALPILSPGLGPALGSPGKVRNAGRYLCPHCGRDCLKPSVLEKHIRSHTGERPFPCATCGIAFKTQSNLYKHRRTQTHLNNSRLSSESDGGGSNLLEEGEKAAEPTGADRALSQRPLSPGTHATGHCPVPTVHVSLVAKNLDRKLDAVPCRGSTLDIKEAPVDSAPGLPLASPQSRWKLPEPRSPTANRPSSALQQQQVEKPGDAKPSEGRLRKCESTDSGYLSRSDSAEQPPAAGSPLHSLSEHSAESEGEGGPGPGRAERVAGLELEKRRLEERIARLISHNQAVVDDPQLAHVRPRKTVLSKQGSIDLPMPYTYKDSFHFDLRPPGPGRLPAALRAARSTCMPPDRARPLFFHSVPTQLSTGTDCVPVTRSNSLPFVEGTGTWPEPPEPRDAWPRRQKPLSPRPTPARPADAPGGHPRALVRQAAVEDLPCPLTSDALAPAEDPEGKRPAAEEGSASKGQAAAKKRGQRKLKMFSQEKWQVYGKDTFKSIYQRAKASHRGGRKATEVTVGGGAALERPLQQEAVGGGDTVVGAKPGPWASPPVLAGLLVTEPHKQRETVAGTGGPDQLGSNRAVSPPTLSSGEALCLDSKSPLLPPHEGPELECQQLPAPGPPKGGDLEAPRPDSKLEGGTCGGEGTRETCQQAHVVPRGPGGSSGEPKALEDKLPSERKKLKVEELSCQELLGAGGETPGGPMQTASPPPQNQDTDPGEKPGGLPGSGNSTERVISGALRWEGPQDTEPPPRPPGCPSQLASHPPAPHTLTDSVDMVFPPQYLLRFPQRDTRPLSPVPQKLDQDQDSVCKRGGPEVQTSFAESGQGALLPPCPVSGQAPAGEDSCWKHPSWSRSCDQRKGLQREERGGLNAGIPTARALKGSASFLPAPMCESWRSGTHDTQEISRSNTVSRAGPSGGVLNSWEPTGELGAPSESATQAPPSGSLAELSPCCSHQAGSSLSASMALHWPELALRTNAEPARSRGVQGSFPSLRAEPRLTWCCLSRSLPLPMEQKEKDASVYLGLHLPGGGLQGEGPDAWLVSKTVSGAWTRIRPGDGGQMQMSKPEGCCPGTGCLSQSGRNDGLVEERRCLVGAAGGNI, encoded by the coding sequence ATGGATGTGCCAGAACTCGCCTGTCCTACCTCGCCTGCCAGGGACCAGCCGGCACCTGCTTCTGGCCCCCCAGGGGCCCCGGGTGGGCAGGCATCGCCTCACTTGACCCTGGGCCCCGTTATCCTGTCTCGGGAGCAGGGCCTGGCCCCCACCGTGTTCCTGAAGGCTCTGCCCATCCCGCTGTACCACACAGTGCCTCCGGGAGGGCTCCAGCCACGTGCTCCCCTCGTGACAGGCAGTCTGGACGGAGGCAGCCTGCCCTTCCTTCTCGGCCCCCTGCTGCAGCCTGAAGGGCTTGGTCCCACCCGAGCAGGGAAGCCGGTGGCCCCGGGGTTCACGGTGAACATAGTGGGTGCTCTGCCCATCCTGTCACCGGGCCTGGGGCCCGCTCTGGGCAGCCCAGGCAAGGTGCGCAACGCTGGCAGGTACCTGTGCCCACACTGCGGCCGGGACTGCCTGAAGCCCAGCGTTCTGGAGAAGCACATTCGGTCCCACACAGGGGAGCGGCCCTTCCCCTGTGCCACCTGCGGCATTGCCTTTAAGACCCAGAGCAACTTATACAAGCACAGACGGACCCAGACACACCTCAACAACTCCAGACTCTCTTCGGAGTCTGACGGTGGAGGGAGCAACCTCCTAGAGGAAGGCGAAAAGGCTGCTGAGCCCACGGGGGCCGACCGGGCGCTATCACAAAGACCCCTTTCTCCCGGCACCCACGCCACTGGGCACTGCCCAGTGCCCACCGTGCATGTGTCCCTGGTTGCCAAGAACCTGGATCGGAAGCTGGATGCTGTTCCCTGTCGGGGGTCCACGTTGGATATCAAGGAGGCCCCTGTAGACTCTGCTCCTGGGCTCCCGCTGGCCAGCCCGCAGTCGAGGTGGAAGCTGCCAGAGCCTCGGTCCCCCACGGCCAATAGGCCGAGCTCAGCGCTTCAGCAACAGCAGGTGGAGAAGCCTGGAGACGCCAAGCCCTCGGAGGGCCGGCTGCGGAAGTGCGAGAGCACCGACTCGGGCTACCTGTCCCGTTCGGACAGCGCGGAGCAGCCGCCGGCCGCCGGCAGCCCCCTGCACAGCCTGTCGGAGCACAGCGCCGAGTCCGAGGGCGAGGGCGGCCCCGGGCCCGGGCGCGCGGAGCGGGTGGCTGGTCTGGAGCTGGAGAAAAGGCGGCTGGAGGAACGCATCGCCAGGCTCATCTCGCACAACCAGGCCGTGGTGGACGACCCCCAGCTGGCCCACGTGCGGCCCCGCAAGACGGTCCTGTCCAAGCAGGGCAGCATTGACCTGCCCATGCCTTATACCTACAAGGACTCCTTCCACTTCGATCTGCGGCCGCCGGGACCCGGGAGGCTGCCGGCCGCCCTGCGTGCCGCGCGCTCCACCTGCATGCCCCCGGACAGGGCACGCCCCCTCTTCTTCCACTCGGTCCCCACGCAGCTCTCCACTGGCACCGATTGTGTGCCAGTCACCAGGAGCAACTCACTGCCCTTCGTCGAGGGCACCGGGACATGGCCGGAGCCGCCGGAACCCCGGGACGCCTGGCCCCGGAGGCAGAAACCTCTGAGCCCCAGGCCCACCCCCGCCCGCCCAGCTGATGCCCCCGGCGGGCACCCTCGGGCTCTGGTCAGACAGGCGGCGGTGGAGGACCTGCCGTgccccctgacctcagatgccCTGGCCCCCGCGGAGGACCCAGAGGGAAAGAGACCAGCTGCTGAAGAGGGGTCTGCCAGCAAGGGCCAGGCAGCTGCTAAGAAACGCGGCCAGAGGAAGCTGAAgatgttctcacaggagaagtgGCAAGTGTATGGGAAGGACACGTTCAAGAGCATCTACCAGAGAGCGAAAGCCAGTCACCGTGGAGGCAGAAAGGCTACCGAGGTGACAGTGGGCGGTGGGGCAGCGCTGGAACGTCCTCTCCAGCAAGAGGCCGTGGGTGGTGGGGACACTGTTGTGGGGGCCAAGCCAGGGCCGTGGGCAAGTCCACCAGTCCTGGCAGGCCTCTTGGTGACTGAGCCCCATAAGCAGAGGGAGACAGTGGCCGGAACAGGAGGCCCTGACCAGCTGGGCTCTAACAGGGCCGTCTCACCTCCCACCCTCAGCAGTGGAGAAGCCCTCTGTTTGGACAGCAAGAGCCCTCTGCTTCCTCCACATGAGGGCCCGGAGCTGGAGTGTCAGCAGCTCCCAGCACCTGGTCCCCCCAAAGGGGGTGACCTAGAGGCTCCCAGGCCAGACTCCAAGCTGGAAGGCGGCACCTGCGGTGGTGAgggcaccagggaaacctgtcAGCAGGCCCATGTGGTCCCAAGAGGGCCTGGCGGGAGCTCAGGAGAGCCCAAGGCCCTGGAGGACAAGCTCCCCTCAGagaggaagaagctgaaggtggaGGAGCTAAGCTGCCAGGAGctcctgggagcaggaggagagacTCCTGGTGGCCCCATGCAGACTGCCTCACCACCACCTCAGAACCAGGACACTGACCCTGGGGAAAAGCCAGGGGGGCTGCCTGGAAGTGGCAACTCCACAGAGAGGGTCATATCTGgggccctgaggtgggagggtCCTCAAGACACGGAGCCTCCACCACGTCCCCCTGGGTGTCCCTCCCAGCTGGCCTCCCACCCTCCGGCTCCTCACACcctcactgactcggtggacatggtCTTTCCTCCCCAATACCTCCTCAGGTTTCCCCAGAGAGATACCCGCCCCCTGTCGCCTGTCCCCCAGAAGCTGGACCAAGACCAGGACTCTGTCTGCAAGAGAGGGGGGCCTGAGGTACAGACATCCTTTGCCGAGTCAGGGCAGGgggccctcctgcctccctgtccTGTCTCAGGCCAGGCCCCAGCTGGAGAAGACAGCTGCTGGAAACATCCCAGCTGGTCCAGGTCATGTGACCAGAGGAAGGGActacagagagaggagaggggcgGCTTGAATGCTGGTATACCAACAGCCAGGGCCCTCAAGGGGTCAGCCTCCTTCTTGCCTGCCCCAATGTGTGAATCCTGGAGGAGTGGGACCCATGACACCCAAGAAATCTCCAGGAGCAACACTGTGTCGAGGGCCGGGCCCTCTGGGGGTGTCCTCAATTCCTGGGAACCCACTGGAGAGCTGGGGGCACCTTCTGAGAGTGCCACTCAAGCCCCTCCTTCAGGGTCTCTAGCGGAGCTTAGTCCCTGCTGCTCCCACCAGGCTGGCTCCTCTCTCTCGGCCAGCATGGCCCTCCACTGGCCTGAGTTGGCCTTGCGCACCAATGCAGAGCCTGCCAGGAGCCGCGGGGTCCAGGGCTCTTTTCCATCGCTGAGGGCCGAGCCCCGGCTCACGTGGTGTTGCCTGAGCCGCAGCCTCCCCCTGCCAatggagcagaaggagaaggatgcTTCTGTGTACCTGGGCTTACATTTGCCTGGAGGTGGCCTCCAGGGTGAGGGTCCGGACGCCTGGCTGGTGAGCAAAACAGTGTCTGGAGCATGGACCAGGATACGCCCTGGAGATGGAGGGCAGATGCAGATGTCGAAG